A portion of the Flavobacterium limnophilum genome contains these proteins:
- the uvrC gene encoding excinuclease ABC subunit UvrC: protein MNNPTLELQIQTLPDGPGVYQYYDKEGKILYVGKAKNLKKRVSSYFNKIHDTAKTNVLVKKIVTIKHIVVPTETDALLLENNLIKTLMPRYNVLLKDDKSYPWICIKKEPFSRIFTTRRMVKDGSEYFGPYTSFKTVHTILDLIKELYPLRTCNYDLSKSNIESGKFKVCLEYHIGNCKGPCEGYESLEEYQKQVDAIREILKGNFKESMKDFKKLMTNLAKEMRFEEAQKIKEKIEILENYQSRSTIINPKITNIDVFSIVSDESAAFVNFLQISHGSIIRSHTMEIKKKLDETDEELLELAIIELRERFQLLSKEIIVPFEVDLGEKIKVTVPQLGDKKQILDLSIRNAKFYRIEQLKQLQIVDPDRHANRIMAQMQKDLRLPKEPRHIECFDNSNIQGTNPVAACVVFKDGKPSKKDYRHFNIKTVEGPDDFASMTEVVYRRYKRLLDENEPLPQLIIIDGGKGQLSSALKSIDELGLRGKITIIGIAKRLEELFYPGDSIPLYLDKKSETLKVIQQLRNEAHRFGITFHRDKRSKSALNSSMESIPGIGEKTMMALIQHFKSVKRLKLATEKEISDVIGVSKAKKITDFYKTN from the coding sequence ATGAACAACCCAACTCTCGAACTTCAAATTCAAACCTTGCCCGACGGCCCTGGAGTGTATCAATATTATGATAAGGAAGGGAAGATTTTGTATGTGGGCAAAGCCAAAAATCTTAAAAAAAGGGTTTCTTCCTATTTCAATAAAATTCACGATACGGCCAAAACGAATGTCTTGGTCAAAAAAATCGTGACCATAAAACATATTGTCGTCCCCACCGAAACCGATGCGCTTTTATTGGAAAACAACCTTATCAAAACCCTTATGCCAAGATATAATGTCTTGTTGAAGGATGATAAAAGTTATCCTTGGATTTGCATCAAAAAAGAACCTTTTTCACGAATATTTACCACCCGAAGAATGGTCAAGGATGGTTCGGAATATTTTGGACCGTACACCAGTTTCAAGACGGTGCATACTATTTTAGATTTAATAAAGGAACTTTATCCGTTACGCACTTGTAATTATGATTTGAGTAAATCGAATATCGAAAGTGGAAAGTTTAAAGTTTGTCTCGAATATCATATTGGCAATTGCAAAGGGCCTTGCGAAGGCTATGAATCATTGGAAGAGTATCAAAAACAAGTCGATGCCATTCGCGAAATCCTGAAAGGGAATTTCAAGGAATCAATGAAGGATTTCAAAAAATTGATGACGAATTTGGCCAAAGAAATGCGCTTTGAGGAAGCTCAAAAAATTAAAGAAAAAATAGAAATTCTCGAAAATTACCAATCACGTTCCACCATTATAAACCCGAAAATCACCAATATCGACGTGTTTTCGATAGTTTCTGACGAAAGTGCCGCCTTCGTGAACTTTCTGCAAATTTCCCACGGTTCGATTATTCGTTCGCACACGATGGAAATCAAGAAGAAATTGGACGAAACCGACGAAGAGTTGTTGGAATTGGCGATTATCGAACTTCGGGAACGTTTTCAATTATTGTCCAAAGAAATAATAGTTCCGTTTGAAGTGGATTTAGGCGAAAAGATAAAAGTTACTGTTCCGCAATTGGGCGACAAAAAACAGATTTTGGATTTGTCCATTCGCAACGCCAAGTTTTACCGAATCGAACAATTGAAACAACTGCAAATCGTGGATCCCGATCGTCACGCCAATCGAATTATGGCGCAAATGCAAAAAGATTTGCGATTGCCCAAGGAACCGCGACACATCGAATGTTTCGATAATTCGAACATTCAAGGAACCAATCCCGTGGCGGCTTGCGTGGTTTTCAAGGATGGAAAACCCAGCAAAAAAGATTATCGTCATTTCAATATAAAAACCGTCGAAGGCCCTGATGATTTCGCTTCGATGACCGAAGTGGTATATCGTCGTTACAAACGATTATTGGACGAAAACGAACCTTTGCCGCAGCTCATCATCATCGATGGAGGTAAAGGACAATTATCGTCGGCTTTGAAAAGCATCGACGAATTGGGCTTGCGCGGAAAAATCACGATAATTGGCATTGCCAAACGATTGGAGGAACTGTTTTATCCCGGCGACTCGATTCCGTTGTATTTGGACAAAAAATCCGAAACTTTGAAGGTTATCCAGCAATTGCGGAATGAAGCACACCGTTTCGGAATTACTTTTCATCGGGACAAAAGGAGTAAATCAGCATTGAATTCTTCGATGGAAAGCATTCCGGGAATTGGAGAAAAAACGATGATGGCGTTGATTCAACATTTTAAAAGTGTTAAAAGATTGAAGTTGGCCACAGAAAAAGAAATTTCCGATGTTATAGGTGTTTCAAAAGCCAAAAAAATTACCGACTTTTACAAAACCAATTAG